From Salvia splendens isolate huo1 chromosome 16, SspV2, whole genome shotgun sequence, a single genomic window includes:
- the LOC121769812 gene encoding heme-binding protein 2-like, translated as MGVAFEPFKLCFLVSAFLFRPVAGGGVGLFPAQCERIECPSYDVVGSGDGFEIRRYNSSMWISTQPIEDISLVHAGNVAFYQLFDYIQGKNSNHEKIEMTAPVIIEVKPSDGPFCASSFVVSFFVPKANQPTAPSSETLWLQKWGLTYVAVRQFSGFVKDEDVGVEAAALYASVAGTVWSDAIERSHSGDNATHYIVAQYNSPFEFKNRVNEIWFRFDLEEGAIASVV; from the exons atGGGCGTTGCTTTTGAGCCTTTCAAGTTGTGTTTTCTTGTGAGTGCGTTTCTGTTCCggcccgtcgccggcggcggaGTTGGATTGTTCCCGGCGCAGTGCGAGCGCATCGAGTGCCCAAGCTACGACGTCGTCGGAAGCGGCGATGGGTTTGAAATCCGGCGCTATAATTCCAGCATGTGGATTTCCACTCAACCTATCGAAGATATCTCCTTGGTTCATGCTGGCAATGTTGCCTTCTACCA GCTATTCGACTACATCCAAGGCAAGAACAGCAACCACGAGAAGATAGAAATGACGGCGCCGGTGATCATCGAGGTCAAACCCAGCGACGGACCTTTCTGCGCTTCCTCCTTCGTCGTCAGCTTCTTCGTCCCCAAAGCCAACCAGCCCACCGCCCCATCCAGCGAAACCCTCTGGCTCCAGAAATGGGGGCTCACCTACGTCGCCGTTCGGCAGTTCAGCGGcttcgtcaaggacgaggacgTCGGAGTCGAAGCTGCTGCGCTGTACGCCTCTGTAGCCGGGACTGTGTGGTCGGACGCCATCGAGAGGAGCCATTCAGGGGACAACGCCACGCACTACATCGTGGCGCAGTATAATTCTCCGTTTGAGTTCAAGAACAGAGTCAATGAGATTTGGTTTAGGTTCGATCTTGAGGAAGGTGCTATTGCTTCTGTCGTTTGA
- the LOC121771917 gene encoding protein TRACHEARY ELEMENT DIFFERENTIATION-RELATED 7A-like gives MAQPQNSQFFPYFPPHFAPPFPLPPPPHHPPPPPKLPPPPPKSPLPTPPPPPRHTPSPPLPPPPHTFSPPPPHPISPPLPPPPPDHSTVVIVVFLSIGGVFFLAFVAAALFCFIKKRKKTIVQETDNVKIEEHVRVHEDIVPGPHGTQAVVLTIDEDLHVEEEIHKTSEVVKSKGSHLSSQAPEIGESTSIFKHHHNLKE, from the coding sequence ATGGCCCAACCCCAAAACTCCCAATTCTTCCCATATTTCCCACCACATTTTGCTCCGCcgttccctcttcccccaccgcCACACCACCCTCCTCCCCCTCCCAAacttcctccaccaccacccaaATCCCCACTCCCAACACCCCCACCACCGCCGCGCCACACTCCAAGCCCTCCTCTTCCGCCACCGCCTCACACATTCTCACCGCCACCGCCGCATCCCATCTCGCCACCacttccgccgccgccgcctgaCCATTCCACCGTAGTCATCGTCGTGTTTCTCTCCATCGGTGGAGTGTTCTTTCTTGCATTCGTGGCAGCCGCTCTCTTCTGCTTCATCAAGAAGAGAAAGAAGACGATTGTCCAAGAAACCGACAATGTGAAAATCGAGGAACACGTGCGCGTCCACGAAGACATCGTGCCGGGACCGCACGGGACACAGGCGGTGGTGCTGACCATCGACGAGGACTTGCATGTCGAGGAAGAAATCCACAAGACAAGTGAAGTGGTGAAATCGAAAGGCTCACATCTCAGTTCTCAAGCTCCAGAGATCGGAGAATCCACATCAATCTTCAAACACCATCACAACCTCAAAGAATGA